From Panicum hallii strain FIL2 chromosome 2, PHallii_v3.1, whole genome shotgun sequence, a single genomic window includes:
- the LOC112881023 gene encoding UDP-glycosyltransferase 82A1-like, whose amino-acid sequence MAAKAARYTIIFVPFPAQGHVTPTLRLARTLVDHGDVSVTVAVPDFIHCRMAQLSIPGVALVSIPSGIQDDGNGEPPGPPSFLHALEHYMPAQLEGMLTTERGIVGARRVSCLVVDLLASWAITVAARLGLPVVGFWVGMSATYRTVAVIPELMDKGLISESGTIVSPDQIDSGHCNIHQNIADLHILPAKLKLRFKDLPWLISSSAVSQKSRLAFWLQTVNRAKTIRSILVNSINGEGGDSELYDPPQGQEILPVGPLLFNDDSKKTTAMWQVDQTCIGWLDKQSVGSVIYVSFGSWAAPMEPEKISGFAHGLEASGRPFLWALKNHPSWRAGLPDRYMEKVACHGKIVSWAPQDDILKHKAVGCYITHCGWNSVLEAVRHGVRMICYPISSDHFINCAYIVHMWEVGIALDSSDQSNVKDCIGRVMEGEEGRHLQQMVNKLRKTITVGEAMCVAKRSLSLFMERIKNNLSDEDIRRNQVTPQNCG is encoded by the exons ATGGCCGCCAAGGCCGCGCGGTACACCATCATTTTTGTTCCATTTCCAGCGCAGGGCCATGTCACCCCGACGCTGCGCCTGGCGCGCACCCTCGTGGACCATGGGGACGTCTCAGTCACCGTTGCCGTACCCGACTTCATCCATTGCCGCATGGCCCAGCTGTCCATCCCAGGGGTGGCTCTCGTCTCCATACCCAGCGGCATCCAAGATGACGGCAACGGTGAGCCCCCAGGACCCCCAAGCTTCCTGCACGCCCTAGAGCACTACATGCCGGCTCAACTGGAGGGCATGCTGACGACAGAGCGCGGCATAGTAGGGGCCCGCCGTGTATCGTGCCTGGTTGTCGACCTCTTGGCGTCATGGGCAATAACCGTGGCTGCGCGCCTCGGCCTGCCGGTGGTCGGCTTCTGGGTGGGGATGTCGGCAACCTACCGCACCGTGGCGGTGATCCCGGAGCTTATGGACAAGGGTCTCATTTCAGAATCTG GTACCATAGTATCACCTGACCAAATCGACAGTGGCCATTGCAACATACACCAGAACATTGCAGATCTCCACATATTGCCTGCAAAGTTAAAACTGAGATTCAAAGATCTTCCGTGGCTCATTAGCAGTAGCGCAGTATCCCAGAAATCAAGATTAGCCTTCTGGTTACAAACAGTGAATCGTGCGAAAACCATCCGCTCCATCCTTGTCAACTCCATCAATGGTGAGGGTGGCGACTCTGAGTTGTATGATCCACCACAGGGTCAGGAAATCCTACCCGTTGGCCCGCTATTGTTCAATGATGACTCGAAGAAGACGACTGCAATGTGGCAGGTTGACCAGACTTGCATTGGTTGGTTAGACAAGCAGAGTGTTGGTTCAGTGATCTATGTATCATTCGGAAGCTGGGCTGCACCTATGGAACCTGAGAAAATAAGCGGATTTGCGCATGGTTTGGAGGCCTCGGGCCGCCCATTCTTGTGGGCTCTCAAGAACCACCCATCATGGAGAGCAGGCCTCCCTGACCGGTACATGGAGAAGGTCGCCTGCCATGGCAAGATTGTTTCATGGGCACCACAGGATGACATTCTTAAGCACAAGGCAGTGGGGTGCTATATCACGCACTGTGGCTGGAACTCAGTGCTGGAAGCTGTACGCCATGGGGTTCGCATGATATGCTACCCAATCtcttcggaccatttcatcaaCTGCGCATACATAGTTCACATGTGGGAGGTTGGGATTGCGCTGGATAGCAGTGACCAGAGCAATGTGAAAGATTGCATCGGAAGAGTCATGGAAGGCGAAGAGGGAAGGCATTTGCAGCAAATGGTAAATAAACTGAGGAAAACAATCACTGTTGGTGAGGCAATGTGTGTTGCCAAGAGGAGCCTCAGCTTGTTCATGGAGAGAATCAAGAACAATTTGTCAGATGAAGACATCAGAAGAAATCAAGTAACACCACAAAACTGTGGCTAA
- the LOC112883106 gene encoding clavaminate synthase-like protein At3g21360 — protein sequence MEGTSKDDQFIVDECKDQKMIGTKPLKESGSNEDYAALMAALNANREWLQAKVSINNALVMEGASQSQSQPSDFFSVGECQGQKTIDGEQMPLVVGPSTADEDHTSHEALVAALRANREWLEAKVVANSAVLLRGFDVRDAAEFDAVVEAMGWSDIRYVGPAPRTHVHGRVWTANEGPLEQFVYFHHEMVLIKEFPEKIILFCEVPPPEGGETPFVPSFRVTERALEEFPETVEELDAKGLRYTLTALSKNDTKSMRGRGWEDAFGTSDKAEAEKRAKALGMDLEWLPDGSVKTILGPRTLTRVFPGRRGRRMWFNTVVGMHGKDESSATAADGSEIPANFVQRIGEIIEEESVQFRWRRGDILILDNLATLHARRPSLPPRRILVATCK from the exons ATGGAGGGCACTTCAAAAGATGACCAGTTCATCGTTGATGAATGCAAGGATCAAAAGATGATAGGTACCAAGCCGTTAAAAGAAAGCGGAAGCAACGAAGACTACGCAGCTCTCATGGCGGCCCTGAATGCCAACAGGGAGTGGCTGCAAGCGAAGGTCTCCATCAACAACGCGCTCGTCATGGAGGGCGCCTCCCAGTCCCAGTCGCAGCCCAGCGATTTCTTCAGCGTTGGCGAGTGCCAGGGGCAGAAGACCATCGACGGCGAGCAAATGCCGCTGGTCGTCGGCCCCTCGACGGCAGACGAAGATCACACGAGCCACGAGGCTCTCGTCGCCGCGCTGAGGGCCAACCGGGAGTGGCTGGAGGCCAAGGTCGTCGCCAACAGCGCCGTCCTGCTGCGCGGTTTCGACGTCCGCGACGCCGCCGAGTTCGACGCCGTCGTGGAGGCCATGGGATGGTCGGACATCCGGTACGTCGGCCCAGCGCCGCGCACCCACGTCCACGGCCGCGTCTGGACCGCCAACGAGGGACCCCTGGAGCAGTTCGTCTACTTCCATCACGAGATGGTGCTG ATCAAGGAGTTTCCCGAGAAGATTATACTGTTCTGCGAGGTGCCGCCGCCGGAGGGCGGGGAGACACCGTTCGTGCCGAGCTTCCGGGTGACGGAGCGGGCGCTGGAGGAGTTCCCGGAGACGGTGGAGGAGCTGGACGCCAAGGGGCTCCGGTACACGCTGACGGCGCTGAGCAAGAACGACACCAAGTCTATGAGGGGGCGAGGATGGGAGGACGCCTTCGGCACCTCGGACAAGGCAGAGGCGGAGAAGAG AGCTAAAGCGCTCGGCATGGACCTTGAGTGGCTACCTGACGGCAGCGTCAAGACGATCCTGGGACCGCGCACGCTGACACGGGTCTTCCCGGGCCGGAGGGGCCGGAGGATGTGGTTCAACACGGTGGTGGGGATGCACGGGAAGGACGAGAGCTCCGCCACGGCTGCAGACGGCAGCGAGATCCCGGCAAACTTCGTCCAGCGGATCGGGGAGATCATCGAGGAGGAGAGCGTCCAGTTCCGGTGGCGCAGGGGCGACATCCTCATCCTCGACAACCTCGCCACGCTCcacgcgcggcggccgtcgtTGCCGCCCAGGAGGATCCTCGTCGCTACATGCAAATGA
- the LOC112881948 gene encoding uncharacterized protein LOC112881948 — protein MSRPSLATVLLGLITVLISSTASADTPDCPYPCLPPPSSGGAINSYPPPSTGAGGGFGGSYPPPPPGSYQLTPPGVMPGFSPPYSGFPSGQTPPPPNPVLPWFPWYYQHTNPVTGTSAASSPAMDGRSRITVGVLLPLSLLLVLLLPVL, from the coding sequence ATGTCTAGACCTTCCCTGGCCACCGTCCTTCTCGGCCTGATCACCGTGCTCATCAGCAGCACGGCGTCGGCGGACACGCCGGACTGCCCGTACCCGTGCCTCCCGCCGCCATCCTCTGGAGGAGCCATCAACAGCTACCCGCCACCGTCAACTggagccggcggcggcttcggcggcagctacccgccgcctccgccggggAGCTACCAGCTGACACCGCCGGGGGTGATGCCGGGCTTCTCCCCACCGTACAGCGGGTTCCCGTCCGGGcaaaccccgccgccgcccaaccCGGTCCTGCCGTGGTTCCCGTGGTACTACCAGCACACCAACCCGGTCACGGGGACGTCGGCGGCGTCCTCACCGGCCATGGATGGGAGGTCGAGGATCACGGTTGGCGTGCTGCTTCCTCTGTCCTTATTACTTGTTCTTCTACTTCCTGTGTTGTAG